A single genomic interval of Antechinus flavipes isolate AdamAnt ecotype Samford, QLD, Australia chromosome 1, AdamAnt_v2, whole genome shotgun sequence harbors:
- the RMI1 gene encoding recQ-mediated genome instability protein 1 — MNMSSIALRVETWLSSAWHIKVPMTWLEACITWIQEENNDVSLTQAQMNKQVFDQWLLTDLRDLEYPILPDKILEVPKGELSGFYSLQINSLVDVSQPVYSQLQKLRGLNRSNDQVTAETQISLKPWEANPTRMLMLQITDGVRQIQGMEYQPIPALHQAILPGTKILIHGKVSYRLGVLLLKPENVKVLGGEVDALVEEHAQERILARLIGEPDSLTSTRSNHSQCIPVLADGLESALEPSDEELLASLDENESIVVSNDTHLESGYFSRSCISDSISNVISSSGLSSITPRKEENLANPFVNFTEGDLDDFSLEDVLFLEETVQKELQETEERNSLILNRGSDKNIKRHSQKPNISDDFSLVNINEKNVQNQKILFEQITSKDKSSSYLSMRDQNPSNILSFENNAHLPQDFIVKHKSSEICEKINPLLGSSENYMLNDKTLKAELVNEPKLISEISNESSYIHPSSLISSENNMDRISIAVSLDSPPFTYISVLLSRSLNEVTTVKVKAFIVTLTGNLSGCGGFWSITAKISDGTAYLDVTFADEILTNMIGFSVSEMKQLKKDVFKHKRIQEGLQKCQRALIDLCCLMTITFNPSLSKGIVSVLQDVNIEDLQNLKRRLNK; from the coding sequence atgaatatgtctAGTATTGCATTAAGAGTGGAAACTTGGCTTTCTTCTGCATGGCATATTAAAGTACCCATGACATGGCTGGAAGCTTGTATTACTTGgattcaagaagaaaataatgatgtGAGTTTGACTCAGGCTCAAATGAATAAGCAAGTGTTTGACCAGTGGCTTCTTACTGATCTAAGAGATTTGGAATATCCTATTTTACCTGATAAGATTTTGGAAGTTCCAAAAGGAGAGCTAAGTGgtttttattctttgcagattAATTCATTGGTTGATGTTAGTCAGCCTGTGTATTCCCAGTTGCAAAAGTTGAGAGGACTGAACAGGTCAAATGATCAAGTAACAGCTGAAACACAAATATCCTTAAAGCCTTGGGAAGCAAATCCTACACGAATGCTAATGTTGCAGATAACTGATGGTGTTAGGCAAATACAGGGCATGGAATATCAACCCATTCCAGCTCTTCATCAAGCTATTCTTCCAGGTACAAAAATTCTTATTCATGGAAAAGTTTCTTACCGTCTTGGTGTTCTTCTCTTGAAACCAGAAAATGTGAAGGTGTTAGGGGGTGAAGTGGATGCTCTTGTTGAAGAACATGCCCAAGAAAGAATACTTGCAAGACTAATTGGAGAGCCTGATTCTTTAACTTCAACCAGATCAAATCATAGTCAGTGCATTCCTGTTCTTGCAGATGGACTAGAATCAGCATTAGAACCTTCAGATGAAGAACTTCTAGCAAGCCTTGATGAAAATGAGTCAATAGTGGTCAGTAATGACACTCATTTAGAAAGTGGCTATTTTAGCAGAAGTTGTATTTCAGACTCTATCAGCAATGTGATTTCTAGCTCAGGACTTTCTAGCATTACaccaagaaaagaagaaaacttagCAAATCCTTTTGTGAATTTCACTGAAGGGGATTTAGATGATTTTTCACTAGAGGATGTCTTGTTTTTAGAGGAAACTGTTCAGAAGGAACTTCAGGAGACAGAAGAAAGGAATTCATTGATATTGAACAGAGGCAgtgacaaaaatataaagagacaTTCACAGAAACCTAATATTTCAGATGATTTTTCTCTggttaatataaatgaaaaaaatgttcagaaTCAAAAGATCTTATTTGAACAAATAACCAGTAAAGACAAATCTTCTAGTTATCTCTCCATGAGAGATCAAAATCCTAgcaatattttgtcatttgaaaataatGCACACCTGCCCCAGGATTTCATAGTTAAACATAAAAGCTCAGAGATATGTGAAAAAATTAATCCCCTCCTTGGCAGTTCAGAGAACTATATGCTAAATGATAAAACATTAAAAGCAGAACTAGTTAATGAACCAAAACTAATTTCAGAAATCAGTAATGAAAGCAGTTATATACATCCTAGTTCTTTAATATCATCAGAGAACAACATGGATCGAATTTCTATTGCTGTCAGTTTGGATTCCCCACCTTTTACTTATATTTCTGTCCTGTTATCTAGAAGTTTAAATGAAGTAACAACTGTGAAAGTCAAAGCTTTTATTGTAACCTTAACTGGAAATCTCTCAGGTTGTGGAGGCTTTTGGAGTATAACTGCAAAAATTTCTGATGGTACTGCTTATCTAGATGTGACTTTTGCAGATGAAATACTAACAAATATGATTGGGTTTTCAGTATCAGAAATGAAACAgttaaaaaaagatgtttttaagCATAAAAGAATCCAGGAAGGTTTGCAAAAATGTCAGAGAGCTCTAATAGACTTGTGCTGTCTGATGACCATTACATTTAATCCTTCTTTGTCTAAAGGCATAGTGTCAGTTCTGCAAGATGTAAATATAGAAGATCTGCAAAACTTAAAGAGACGTTTGAATAAATAA